One Streptomyces puniciscabiei DNA window includes the following coding sequences:
- a CDS encoding lectin: MARSLSTAALTAALGLTACLLTAGPAQADTGAITGLAGKCLDVAGANSADGTPVQLYDCNGTNAQQWTVGSDGTIRALGKCLDVTGNSTADGAKVQLWSCTGGANQKWTVTAAHDIVNPQANKCLDVTDNNSANGTRTQIWSCSGGANQKWNAPASGGDGTPSGFVVSEAQFNQMFPNRNSFYTYSGLTAALSAYPGFANTGSDTVRKQEAAAFLANVSHETGGLVYVVEQNTANYPTYCDWSQPYGCPAGQAAYYGRGPLQLSWNFNYKAAGDALGIDLLNNPWQVENNASVAWKTGLWYWNTQSGPGSMTPHNAMVNSAGFGQTIRSINGSLECDGKNPAQVQSRVDAYQRFTQILGVSPGSNLYC, translated from the coding sequence ATGGCCCGATCCCTTTCCACAGCCGCCCTCACCGCCGCACTGGGGCTCACCGCGTGCCTGCTCACCGCAGGCCCCGCCCAGGCCGACACCGGAGCCATCACCGGACTCGCCGGCAAGTGCCTCGACGTCGCCGGGGCCAACTCCGCCGACGGCACGCCCGTCCAGCTCTACGACTGCAACGGCACCAACGCCCAGCAGTGGACGGTCGGCAGCGACGGCACGATCCGCGCCCTCGGCAAGTGCCTCGACGTGACCGGCAATTCGACCGCCGACGGCGCCAAGGTGCAGCTGTGGTCCTGTACCGGCGGCGCGAACCAGAAGTGGACCGTCACCGCCGCCCACGACATCGTCAACCCCCAGGCGAACAAGTGCCTGGACGTCACCGACAACAACTCCGCCAACGGCACCCGGACACAGATCTGGAGCTGCAGCGGCGGCGCCAACCAGAAGTGGAACGCACCCGCGAGCGGCGGCGACGGCACCCCGTCCGGCTTCGTGGTGAGCGAGGCGCAGTTCAACCAGATGTTCCCGAACCGGAACTCCTTCTACACCTACAGCGGACTCACCGCGGCCCTCAGCGCCTACCCCGGCTTCGCGAACACCGGCAGCGACACGGTCAGGAAGCAGGAGGCCGCCGCCTTCCTCGCCAACGTCAGCCACGAGACCGGCGGACTGGTCTATGTCGTCGAGCAGAACACCGCCAACTACCCCACCTACTGCGACTGGAGCCAGCCGTACGGCTGCCCCGCCGGACAGGCCGCCTACTACGGCCGCGGACCGCTCCAGCTCAGCTGGAACTTCAACTACAAGGCGGCGGGTGACGCGCTCGGCATCGACCTGCTCAACAACCCCTGGCAGGTGGAGAACAACGCCTCCGTCGCCTGGAAGACCGGCCTGTGGTATTGGAACACCCAATCGGGACCAGGCAGCATGACCCCGCACAACGCCATGGTCAACAGCGCCGGATTCGGCCAGACCATCCGCAGCATCAACGGCTCCCTCGAATGTGACGGCAAGAACCCGGCCCAGGTGCAGAGCCGCGTGGACGCCTACCAGCGCTTCACACAGATCCTCGGGGTCTCACCGGGCAGCAACCTGTACTGCTGA
- a CDS encoding NPP1 family protein — translation MPNVKSFAKALLAALGAMTLVVAVPASAHANVLQLLPQNADGLEQTFSPAYDYDGDGCYATAAIGADGTINPGLKLGGDVNGHCHDYAQLANANTYSREKCNNGWCAVMYASYFEKDQATYGPAAIGHTHDWEHVVVWINNNEVQYVSVSQHTSYQVAARYSVRFDGTHPKIVYHKDGLSTHDFRFANSNDEPPENVTGGWFYPRLVGWNGYPAGFRDKLMSADFGAATIKIKDGDFAYALAHSMPSGIPFDPNA, via the coding sequence ATGCCCAACGTGAAGTCCTTTGCCAAGGCCCTGCTCGCAGCACTGGGCGCCATGACACTCGTCGTGGCCGTTCCGGCGAGCGCCCACGCGAACGTCCTGCAGTTGCTGCCGCAGAACGCCGACGGCCTGGAACAGACCTTCTCCCCCGCCTACGACTACGACGGCGACGGCTGCTACGCCACCGCCGCCATCGGCGCCGACGGCACCATCAACCCCGGCCTGAAACTCGGCGGAGACGTCAACGGGCACTGCCACGACTACGCCCAACTCGCCAACGCCAACACCTACTCACGCGAGAAGTGCAACAACGGCTGGTGTGCCGTCATGTACGCCAGCTACTTCGAGAAGGACCAGGCGACCTACGGCCCGGCCGCCATCGGGCACACCCACGACTGGGAGCACGTCGTGGTGTGGATCAACAACAACGAGGTCCAGTACGTCTCGGTGTCCCAGCACACCAGCTACCAGGTGGCCGCCCGCTACTCGGTCCGCTTCGACGGCACCCACCCGAAGATCGTCTACCACAAGGACGGCCTCTCCACCCACGACTTCCGCTTCGCCAACAGCAACGACGAGCCTCCGGAGAACGTGACCGGCGGCTGGTTCTACCCCCGCCTGGTGGGCTGGAACGGCTACCCGGCCGGTTTCCGGGACAAGCTGATGAGCGCCGACTTCGGCGCGGCCACCATCAAGATCAAGGACGGCGACTTCGCCTACGCGCTGGCACACTCCATGCCCTCGGGCATCCCCTTCGATCCCAACGCCTGA
- a CDS encoding aldo/keto reductase: MTVLKETYTLSNGVEIPKLGLGTWFIDDDKAADAVRAAVQIGYRNIDTAQAYGNERGVGEGVRTSGVPREELFVSTKLAAEIKDYDQALAAIDGSLEKLGLDRIDLMLIHSPQPWDDFRGGDYAQGNRAAWRALEEAHQAGKIRAIGVSNFQQHDLENVLEDATVVPHVNQLLVHAGNTPAELLAYCESRRILVEAYSPIAHGAILKNAEVQVMSEKYGVSVPQLCIRYTLQLGTVSLPKTANPEHMRSNAQVDFEISDADMDALRGLRDVDYGDHSAFPVFSGK; the protein is encoded by the coding sequence ATGACCGTCCTGAAGGAGACCTACACGCTGTCGAACGGCGTCGAGATCCCCAAGCTGGGGCTCGGCACCTGGTTCATCGACGACGACAAGGCGGCCGACGCGGTCCGCGCGGCCGTGCAGATCGGCTACCGCAACATCGACACCGCCCAGGCCTACGGCAACGAGCGCGGCGTCGGCGAGGGCGTGCGCACCTCCGGCGTGCCGCGCGAGGAGCTGTTCGTCTCGACCAAGCTCGCCGCGGAAATCAAGGACTACGACCAGGCGCTGGCCGCGATCGACGGCTCTCTGGAGAAGCTGGGCCTGGACCGTATCGACCTGATGCTGATCCACAGCCCGCAGCCGTGGGACGACTTCCGCGGCGGCGACTACGCCCAGGGCAACCGCGCCGCCTGGCGTGCCCTGGAGGAGGCCCACCAGGCCGGAAAGATCCGGGCGATCGGCGTCTCCAACTTCCAGCAGCACGACCTGGAGAACGTCCTTGAGGACGCGACCGTCGTCCCGCACGTGAACCAGCTGCTCGTACACGCCGGGAACACCCCCGCCGAGCTGCTGGCCTACTGCGAGAGCCGGCGGATCCTCGTCGAGGCGTACTCGCCGATCGCTCACGGCGCGATCCTGAAGAACGCCGAAGTCCAGGTGATGTCCGAGAAGTACGGCGTGTCCGTCCCCCAGCTCTGCATCCGCTACACCCTCCAGCTGGGCACGGTGTCGCTGCCCAAGACGGCAAACCCCGAGCACATGCGCTCCAACGCCCAGGTCGACTTCGAGATCTCGGACGCGGACATGGACGCGCTGCGGGGCCTGCGCGATGTGGACTACGGCGACCACAGCGCCTTTCCCGTCTTCAGCGGTAAGTGA
- a CDS encoding cupin domain-containing protein: protein MAGNGFDQIFPLGKKNDAFAQYFIGQSYLAPLTSGSVPVMNVSFEPSCRNNWHIHHGTNGGGDQILLCTAGSGWYQAEGEDPISMEPGTVIRVPAGTKHWHGAKADAWFSHLAFITPGEGVSNEWLEPVTDEVYGKLPKNGANA from the coding sequence ATGGCTGGCAACGGATTCGACCAGATCTTCCCGCTCGGCAAGAAGAACGACGCCTTCGCGCAGTACTTCATCGGCCAGAGCTACCTGGCTCCGCTCACCTCGGGCAGCGTTCCCGTCATGAACGTCTCCTTCGAGCCGAGCTGCCGCAACAACTGGCACATCCACCACGGCACGAACGGCGGCGGCGACCAGATCCTGCTGTGCACGGCGGGCAGCGGCTGGTACCAGGCCGAGGGCGAGGACCCCATCAGCATGGAGCCGGGCACGGTGATCCGCGTCCCCGCCGGCACAAAGCACTGGCACGGCGCGAAGGCCGACGCGTGGTTCTCCCACCTCGCCTTCATCACCCCGGGCGAAGGTGTCAGCAACGAATGGCTCGAGCCCGTCACCGACGAGGTGTACGGCAAGCTGCCGAAGAACGGAGCGAACGCATGA
- a CDS encoding carboxymuconolactone decarboxylase family protein, with amino-acid sequence MATQSAPQELAGIAPKLVELTNEVLFEDVWERPGLSPRDRSLVTVSVLAALYRSEQLPYHLGVALDNGLTIEELSEAITHLAFYAGWPNAMTAITLLKKIADERSA; translated from the coding sequence ATGGCAACGCAGTCCGCGCCCCAGGAGCTGGCCGGTATCGCGCCGAAGCTGGTCGAGCTCACCAACGAGGTCCTGTTTGAGGACGTGTGGGAACGCCCCGGGCTCTCCCCGCGGGACCGCAGCCTGGTCACGGTCAGTGTGCTGGCCGCCCTCTACCGCAGCGAGCAGCTGCCGTACCACCTGGGTGTGGCCCTGGACAACGGGCTCACGATCGAGGAACTGTCCGAGGCGATCACGCACCTGGCGTTCTACGCCGGATGGCCCAACGCCATGACCGCGATCACCCTGCTGAAGAAGATCGCGGACGAGCGCTCCGCCTGA
- a CDS encoding helix-turn-helix transcriptional regulator, whose amino-acid sequence MDTSREIREFLATRRAKITPEQAGLPAFGNGKRRVPGLRREEVALLAGVSIDYYVRLERGQLAGASEEVLDALCRALQLDDAERSHLHDLAAAQRRRPAHRTPRRAKDTVPASLKRVLESMTGSPAFIRNGGLDILAVNDLGRALYAPLFTAAAPTPVNIARFQFLDPTSRGFFPDWNASVNTTVSLLRTEAGRAPGDTELTGLIGELVTRSDEFRAAWAKHNVRLHRTGRKAFRHPAIGEIALDFDAMELPAHPGLTLTAYSAEPGTPDHDALMLLASWAATSSDEAHQDAFRP is encoded by the coding sequence ATGGACACCAGCCGCGAGATCCGAGAGTTCCTCGCCACCCGCCGCGCCAAGATCACCCCAGAGCAGGCCGGCCTGCCCGCCTTCGGGAACGGCAAGCGCAGGGTCCCCGGACTGCGCCGCGAGGAAGTCGCCCTGCTCGCCGGTGTCAGCATCGATTACTACGTCCGCCTGGAGCGCGGCCAGCTCGCCGGCGCCTCCGAAGAAGTCCTCGACGCCCTCTGCCGCGCCCTCCAGCTCGACGACGCCGAACGCTCCCACCTGCACGACCTGGCCGCCGCCCAGCGCCGGCGCCCGGCCCACCGCACCCCTCGCCGGGCCAAGGACACCGTTCCCGCCAGCCTCAAGCGAGTCCTGGAGTCCATGACCGGCTCACCGGCCTTCATCCGCAACGGCGGCCTCGACATCCTCGCCGTCAACGACCTCGGTCGCGCCCTGTACGCACCCCTGTTCACCGCCGCGGCTCCCACCCCGGTGAACATCGCCCGCTTCCAGTTCCTCGACCCCACCAGCCGCGGCTTCTTCCCCGACTGGAACGCCTCGGTCAACACCACCGTGTCCCTGCTGCGCACCGAAGCCGGCCGAGCCCCGGGCGATACCGAACTGACCGGGCTGATCGGCGAGCTCGTCACCCGCAGCGACGAGTTCCGTGCGGCCTGGGCCAAGCACAACGTGCGCCTGCACCGCACCGGCCGCAAGGCGTTCCGCCACCCGGCCATCGGCGAGATCGCGCTCGACTTCGACGCCATGGAACTGCCTGCCCACCCCGGCCTCACGCTGACCGCCTACAGCGCCGAACCAGGCACCCCCGACCACGACGCCCTCATGCTGCTCGCCTCCTGGGCCGCAACCAGCTCGGACGAAGCCCACCAGGACGCATTCCGCCCCTGA
- a CDS encoding SDR family NAD(P)-dependent oxidoreductase: MAQPDLGRPAHLPRQPRGPATRRPGGRLRGRSALTAPPRHNHAHGWAEKPVVPAHRVPLAERGRGVIVNVSTASATTPVREAGAYGASKAALELLTRVWADEFGAQGVRVNAVAPGPVHTPGTEEMGGETLQAIGRTTVLGRVAYPEEIAEAVLFLVSSRASYITGAVLEARGGQLAIG, encoded by the coding sequence GTGGCTCAGCCGGATCTGGGCCGGCCAGCACACCTCCCTCGACAACCACGCGGGCCAGCAACTCGGCGCCCAGGTGGCCGACTTCGTGGCAGGTCGGCTCTGACCGCACCGCCACGCCACAACCATGCACATGGTTGGGCCGAGAAGCCAGTGGTCCCGGCGCATCGGGTACCACTGGCTGAGCGGGGGCGTGGCGTCATCGTGAATGTGAGTACAGCGTCGGCTACCACGCCGGTGCGGGAAGCGGGCGCTTACGGGGCCTCCAAAGCTGCACTCGAACTTCTCACACGAGTATGGGCTGACGAGTTCGGCGCCCAGGGCGTCCGCGTGAACGCCGTGGCTCCGGGCCCTGTCCATACCCCCGGGACGGAAGAGATGGGAGGTGAAACCCTCCAGGCGATCGGGCGAACCACCGTACTGGGGCGGGTCGCATACCCTGAAGAAATCGCGGAAGCGGTTCTGTTCCTTGTTTCGTCCCGCGCCAGCTACATCACCGGCGCGGTTCTCGAGGCACGCGGCGGACAGCTCGCGATCGGATGA
- a CDS encoding vanadium-dependent haloperoxidase, translating to MGGKQKTLAILAGAALAAGLAGPAFGSTPAHSPALRTAATGSGMSVVEWNRELVTILSNPKAQPSTVQPTRSFALLQAAEYDAVASITRAGPAYVFSVTAPRGARADAAADQAAHDVLVALYPARRAGLNQRLSSQLSAISGGPGKQAGIGVGAEVARRLITLRSNDGSSAKPPRFRPGDKAGDYRPTPPNFPTPVFTDWGSVKPFVLADGRQFRPAPPPAVSSAAYATALTEVKSLGSKTSTTRTPGQTAAAKFWAAAPVWNVWNQITQNLVTSQNANLEKAVKVFARLDLSLADTAIAMYDAKYVYHVWRPVTAIRLGGTHYNPSIVGDPHWTPLLPTAPDPSYPGAHGALSQAAATTLAGLYGARHHFAVTSKGVTRTFTGFQDAATEAWLSRIWAGQHTSLDNHAGQQLGAQVADFVAGRL from the coding sequence ATGGGTGGAAAGCAGAAGACACTCGCCATACTCGCCGGAGCCGCGCTGGCAGCCGGACTCGCCGGCCCGGCCTTCGGGTCCACCCCGGCTCACTCGCCGGCCCTGCGCACCGCCGCGACGGGGTCGGGGATGTCGGTCGTGGAGTGGAACCGCGAGCTCGTCACCATCCTCAGCAATCCGAAGGCGCAGCCGTCCACCGTCCAACCCACGCGCAGCTTCGCGCTTCTGCAGGCTGCCGAGTACGACGCGGTGGCATCGATCACCCGGGCCGGCCCCGCCTACGTGTTCTCGGTGACGGCGCCAAGAGGTGCTCGTGCGGACGCCGCGGCGGACCAGGCGGCCCACGATGTGCTGGTCGCCCTCTACCCGGCCAGGCGCGCAGGCTTGAACCAGCGGCTGAGCAGCCAATTGTCCGCGATTTCCGGCGGCCCGGGCAAGCAGGCGGGCATTGGTGTGGGAGCGGAGGTCGCCCGTCGGCTGATCACCCTGCGGTCCAACGACGGATCCTCAGCCAAGCCGCCGCGGTTCCGCCCCGGCGACAAGGCCGGGGACTACCGGCCCACCCCTCCCAATTTCCCGACACCGGTGTTCACCGACTGGGGCTCGGTCAAGCCGTTCGTACTGGCCGACGGACGGCAGTTCCGCCCGGCACCGCCGCCGGCCGTGAGCAGCGCCGCGTACGCCACCGCCTTGACCGAGGTCAAGAGCCTGGGAAGCAAGACCAGCACCACCCGCACTCCCGGTCAGACGGCAGCCGCGAAGTTCTGGGCGGCGGCACCCGTATGGAACGTCTGGAACCAGATCACGCAGAACCTCGTCACCTCCCAGAACGCGAACCTGGAGAAGGCGGTGAAGGTCTTCGCCCGGCTCGACCTGTCCCTCGCCGACACCGCGATCGCGATGTACGACGCCAAGTACGTCTACCACGTCTGGCGGCCCGTGACCGCCATCCGGCTCGGCGGTACGCACTACAACCCGAGCATCGTCGGGGATCCTCACTGGACCCCTCTGCTGCCGACCGCACCGGATCCGTCCTATCCCGGCGCTCACGGCGCTCTCAGCCAGGCTGCGGCAACGACGCTCGCCGGACTCTACGGGGCGCGGCATCATTTCGCGGTGACCTCGAAGGGCGTCACTCGAACCTTCACCGGCTTCCAGGACGCCGCCACCGAAGCGTGGCTCAGCCGGATCTGGGCCGGCCAGCACACCTCCCTCGACAACCACGCGGGCCAGCAACTCGGCGCCCAGGTGGCCGACTTCGTGGCAGGTCGGCTCTGA